The following proteins are encoded in a genomic region of Candidatus Leptovillus gracilis:
- a CDS encoding sensor histidine kinase, with protein sequence MNAELISNDPPVLTPGYMGKFVALFASVQLSLRAKILLSFFTVILLLSAVNILLIMEMLRFNRQYDAIINNITTANSINGFIKPAIDTEMWGIVSGRTEFAEGQQYQIIEQVNTQIDFLMANANSDKSQIKLEVIRRTMGTLTYYVDLMGEQIEQGSRVAKNEEVLDNIRGVSTVIEDSIQDYMLFEVNEAEKQYDESQARFTRLSVLYTILLPGVIGFSILAAWIISASIYIPIKKLHDVTTTITGADLQGLVTSNNVDEITELGISFNIMIGKIRELLTAKINEHDNLQKAELKALQAQINPHFLYNTLDTIVWMAEANKSDQVIEMACALSSFFRIALSKGKDWITVQQEIEHVRSYLAIQKMRYEDILDYQIEVDETLLDHTILKLTLQPLVENALYHGIKTKRNGGKICVRVNQSANKNMLLLHVEDNGVGFTPYKLAKIQAMLAEDSGEPLMKDSGFGLGNVNKRIKLYYGMQYGLSISSQYRDGTQVTIAIPNRYEPIEKSEWEPA encoded by the coding sequence AAACGACCCCCCGGTTCTAACCCCAGGTTACATGGGCAAATTTGTCGCCTTGTTTGCCAGCGTACAGTTGTCACTTCGCGCCAAAATATTGCTCTCCTTCTTCACCGTCATCCTGCTGCTGTCGGCTGTCAACATCCTGCTCATCATGGAAATGCTGCGCTTTAACCGCCAATACGACGCCATTATCAACAATATCACCACGGCAAACAGCATCAATGGCTTCATTAAGCCAGCCATTGATACCGAAATGTGGGGCATCGTCTCCGGCCGAACAGAATTTGCAGAAGGGCAGCAGTACCAGATCATCGAACAAGTCAATACCCAAATTGATTTCCTCATGGCAAACGCCAATTCCGACAAATCACAAATCAAACTGGAAGTAATCCGGCGCACGATGGGCACGTTGACTTACTATGTAGACCTCATGGGAGAGCAGATTGAGCAGGGAAGCCGTGTCGCTAAAAACGAAGAAGTACTCGACAATATCCGCGGCGTTTCAACGGTTATTGAAGACAGCATTCAAGATTACATGTTGTTTGAAGTCAACGAAGCAGAAAAGCAGTATGACGAGAGCCAGGCGCGGTTTACTCGGCTTTCTGTCCTGTACACGATTTTATTGCCCGGCGTCATCGGTTTTTCCATTTTGGCGGCCTGGATCATCTCCGCCAGCATCTACATTCCCATCAAAAAGCTGCACGATGTCACCACCACCATCACCGGAGCAGACTTGCAAGGGCTGGTCACCAGCAACAACGTGGATGAGATCACCGAACTGGGCATCAGCTTCAACATCATGATCGGAAAAATCCGCGAACTATTGACTGCCAAAATCAATGAGCATGATAATTTACAGAAAGCAGAACTCAAAGCGCTGCAAGCGCAAATCAACCCCCATTTTCTTTACAACACCCTGGACACCATTGTCTGGATGGCTGAGGCAAACAAGAGCGACCAGGTCATAGAAATGGCCTGCGCCCTTTCCAGCTTCTTTCGCATTGCCCTGAGCAAAGGCAAAGACTGGATCACTGTGCAACAAGAAATTGAACATGTCAGGAGCTATTTGGCAATCCAAAAAATGCGCTATGAAGACATTCTGGATTACCAGATCGAAGTAGACGAAACGTTACTGGATCACACCATTCTCAAGCTGACGCTGCAGCCGTTGGTTGAAAACGCTCTCTATCACGGCATAAAAACCAAAAGAAATGGTGGGAAAATTTGTGTTCGTGTGAATCAATCGGCGAATAAAAACATGCTGCTGCTCCATGTGGAGGATAATGGCGTAGGTTTTACTCCTTATAAACTTGCCAAAATCCAGGCGATGCTCGCCGAAGATTCTGGGGAACCTCTGATGAAAGACAGTGGATTTGGCCTGGGTAACGTCAATAAACGCATCAAACTGTATTACGGGATGCAATATGGGCTGTCTATCAGCAGCCAATACCGGGATGGCACCCAGGTGACGATTGCCATTCCCAATCGGTATGAACCAATCGAAAAGAGTGAATGGGAGCCGGCATGA